A section of the Microbacterium forte genome encodes:
- a CDS encoding DNA-3-methyladenine glycosylase I has protein sequence MTSLIAGPDRRERCGWVGDDPEYRRYHDEEWGTPLHGDRALFEKMALEGFQAGLSWITILRKRPRFREVFAGFVPELVAEFDESDVERLMADAGIIRNRAKIEATIGNARIVRSMAEGELDELMWSFAPAPGIRPASFADVPAVTPESTAMSKELRRRGFRFVGPTTMYALMQSAGMVDDHVVGCWRA, from the coding sequence ATGACGTCACTGATCGCCGGCCCCGACCGACGCGAGCGATGCGGCTGGGTTGGCGACGACCCGGAATACCGCCGGTATCACGACGAAGAGTGGGGCACGCCCCTGCATGGGGATCGGGCGCTGTTCGAGAAGATGGCGCTCGAGGGTTTCCAGGCGGGGCTCTCGTGGATCACCATCCTCCGCAAGCGCCCCCGCTTCCGCGAGGTCTTCGCCGGATTCGTCCCTGAGCTGGTCGCCGAGTTCGATGAGTCCGACGTGGAGCGCCTCATGGCGGATGCGGGGATCATCCGCAATCGGGCGAAGATCGAGGCCACGATCGGCAACGCGCGTATCGTCCGCTCGATGGCAGAGGGCGAGCTCGATGAGCTGATGTGGTCGTTCGCGCCGGCGCCCGGCATCCGCCCCGCGTCCTTCGCAGATGTTCCGGCGGTGACGCCGGAGTCGACGGCGATGAGCAAAGAGCTGCGCCGTCGAGGCTTCAGGTTCGTCGGGCCGACCACCATGTACGCCCTGATGCAGTCGGCCGGCATGGTCGACGACCATGTGGTGGGATGCTGGCGCGCCTGA
- a CDS encoding GntR family transcriptional regulator, which translates to MPTGSLEEQLRPQLLSGLAYERLLAEIVSGRLPPGQRLRLDLLAHAWAVSRTPVREALQRLVDMRFVQVSPSAGTRVAEWSSVDMVERAHVVGRLIVEKTCSGPPVPMREQAPRFAEGACELLGYLELAEHLISRELGRLGTRIVRDHIDPLRLFVDSQTASRHGVDLDADRTSRRDLLSGALDAIERQEPVAALEALDAFSASFIDALGSGTARTAAQPQPQTPDIFF; encoded by the coding sequence ATGCCCACGGGCTCCCTCGAGGAACAGCTGAGGCCGCAGCTTCTCAGCGGTCTCGCCTACGAGCGACTGCTCGCCGAGATCGTGAGCGGCCGTCTTCCTCCCGGGCAGCGGCTGCGTCTCGACCTGCTCGCCCATGCCTGGGCTGTGTCGCGCACCCCGGTGCGCGAGGCTCTGCAGAGACTGGTCGACATGCGATTCGTGCAGGTGTCGCCGAGCGCAGGGACCCGCGTCGCAGAATGGTCGTCCGTCGACATGGTCGAGCGCGCTCACGTCGTCGGTCGCCTGATCGTCGAGAAGACGTGCAGCGGCCCGCCCGTGCCGATGCGCGAACAGGCTCCTCGGTTCGCCGAAGGCGCCTGTGAACTGCTCGGATACCTCGAACTCGCCGAACACCTCATCTCGCGGGAACTCGGCCGCCTCGGCACGAGGATCGTCCGCGATCACATCGACCCCCTCCGGCTGTTCGTGGACTCGCAGACCGCGAGTCGTCACGGCGTGGACCTCGACGCGGATCGCACTTCGCGCCGCGACCTCCTTTCGGGCGCCCTCGACGCCATCGAGCGACAGGAGCCCGTCGCGGCCCTTGAAGCACTCGACGCGTTCTCGGCATCCTTCATCGACGCGCTCGGATCCGGAACCGCGCGAACCGCCGCTCAGCCGCAACCCCAGACCCCGGACATCTTCTTCTGA